The following nucleotide sequence is from Corylus avellana chromosome ca7, CavTom2PMs-1.0.
GTCTTTAAATTATACCCATATAATATAAAGACATGCGCATACATCCATATTCAGctaaaaacaaaagcaatgaAAATTACCCAAATCTAATGGGAATAGCCCGGAGGGGCTCAGCCTTATGTAAGGTAATGCCGAATGTCTCACTCATGTTTAAATCTTTTGCCTCCATCTCATCTGCCAAATTCCAATTAAAGTAGTGGACTAGAGATGCCAACATCAAGTGCACCATCCGGTTGGCCAAAGGCAATCCAGGGCAAATCCTTCTTCCAGCTCCAAATGGAATGAGCTCGAAATCTCTGCCTTTGAAGTCTATATCCTTCTCTAAAAATCTTTCAGGTACAAACAAATCTGGGTTTGGCCATATGCTTGAATCCCGTCCCATTGCCCACACGTTTACTAGTATTTGTGCATTCTTGGGCACGGTAAAGCCACACACCTCTTTGTCAATCTCTGCTTTGTGGGGAGCTAGGAAAGGTGCTGGTGGGTGCAAACGAAAGGTTTCTTTCACTATTGCTTGTAGATAAGGCAGCTTTGAGATATCTGATTCTTGAATATGTTCGTCCTTGCCAAGCACTTCTTCAAGCTCTTTTCGGGCTTTTGCCATTTTTTCAGGGTTGCGTAGTAACTCTGCCATTGCCCATTCCACTGTGCTTGATGTTGTGTCAATCCCCGCAATAAACAAATCCTGGTATAAAGTAGTGCGTGTGTGTTAAGAACACTTTGCCTAAGTTTATTAATTgcttatcaaaatataattgaaaggaaagaaaagttcAAGAAAGGTAGCCAATCACCAAAAGCAAATGTCTGATGTCGTCGCGGCTTAATTCTGAATTATCTTCTTGAGTGAGATCGAGGAGGGAATCAAGTACATCGCTGCTTGCGTGAGAACCCTTTGATGATGATGCTCTTAATTGTAATCGTTCATTGATTATACCATCAAGAGTCCTAAAACAATTTCTAAAATAAATCTTCACCCTTCGGCGTACACCTTGTGGGTCAACAAAACGAAGTGCAGGGAAATAGTCAGCAACATTCGGCCTTCCAGCTTCTTCCATGGCACCCAATATGATTTCCAGAAACTCGTGGGACGCAGTTGAACAATAGTCTGCCAAGTCTTTAGAGAAAAGTGTGTTTGATATGGCATTCAGGCTAGTTGTGAAGGTTGCTCCACCAATATCTACCACTTGACCACTATTACAAATTTCTTTAACATGATCTACTAGTTGTTGCACCTTTTTTCTCCTAATGGCTTGGGTGGAATCGAGCCTTTGTGAAGCAAATATTTGCGCGGCAGAAACTTTCCTGAGGTTTCTCCAACGACTCGATGTGGGATGCAGCCACACCATTGAAAATTTGTGGTGGTTGAGTGCTCGGACAGCATCCGGGATAGTTCGGCCGGAAAAGATGTGGTCGTATTTTTGCAGTACTTGTTTGGCTAGATCTGGAGAGGAGATGACTATGGTTGTCATGCTCCCGAGCTTGAGAGTCATTAGGGGTCCATAAGTTTTGGAGAGCTTGGAAACGGCTCGGTGGGGTTGGTTTCCTACGAGGTCCAAGATGTTCCCAATAATTGGAAAAGGCTTGGGGCCTGGAGGAAGTCTTGGCGAGCCAGATTTCCAGGCTCTTAGGCCAGAGGCGAGCACATGAATAGATGCCAACACAAAGGGAAGTAGCAGCACAAATGCTAGGTACTCCATTCACCCAATTTTGCTTTATGCTTAGAAGTAGTTAGCATAAGTAATAATGGGCTTGCGTGCATGCATTTATGCAATCCTCTGATCAGGCAAACTGGCGAAGAGAAGATTAGATTCCGGCTAAGAGTTGTTTGATATTCTTGCTGAAAAATTAGATTGGTCGTCCTTTTTGACTAAGAGCAGTGCCAATTCTTAGCACGAGGTTGAAATTATTAGCACCAAGAAATAATTAGAACTAAGTGGAAGTTACGTCCATCTTTCTTCTACTAACAAACATCCAAATTTCAAAAGCCAAATAATGAGGCCACCGAAAACATTTGGACCTCAGTCACCTGATCACATACTACTCGTTCcatcttttgtgttttctcAACCAGCTTGCGAGCTTCCTGATCATTCCGTTGAACGTTTGTTTTTATGGATTTGTTCTCTATTTGCCACTTACTGATGTGACATTGTATTGAGTCTtgacaaaattactttttatttttatttttattttttataaaaatatataaagaagaacaaaaagaaataagtccttttgtaattaattattatttagaGTATTTTCTATATTGTTATGTTGGCACTTGTGTAATGGATAGTGACATAAACATTTGTTTCTTCGGTTTTGGCTTTGTGCCcgttttactttctttctttttgttgtatATCTACCGGTGATTGGGATTTTACCGAGTAACTTTAAAAGTTTTTCTTATGTTCTTCTTGAGGCCCTCCAAGAATAAtataactattaaaattactattttatcaaaattcaataatggtcaatcacaagtttaatagtgattttaatagcaacatcattcttagagggacTCAAGAGCGatacaagagggacttgtagcattactcggaTTTTACCTGTGTATTtccttatattttctctttaatGAAATACTATTtgcctataaataaataaaaatgagaaaattttcACTTTAACCTCTCGACCTACCACAACTTTTGCACTCGCGTGacctctttttcatttttctctcaaaatattcttaaaattattaaaaatttaaaaattaaacaattgaacaaatattaaaattattaaaaaaacaataaaaaaaaaaaacatatatggCCCAACCACCCATATAAATTGTTAAGATATACAAGTACCCACCCCCATTTTAGTGTTTGGGGTCGATATGAGATGGTTCAGccatttccttttcattttgaaGAACCACCtcttagtttgtttttgtttttatttttatttttgttattgtttttattattattttttaaaaataattttaagatgATCATTTTAATCCCAATTCCTAACGAAATGTCTACTTCAACATGCGATAATATATAATACCCAAgactttaatattattttttaagattatgaggtataaatataaaaatggtAATAATTCAGGaaattaaaagtgcatttttcatgcacatctctttctttctttcttcatttttatattttatttttaagtcctGCACAACTTTTTCAAGCCAGAGCCGAGAGACAGTGAAACACATTTTTTCTAAAGTTCATTCGCAATCATTGACAATCTAAGAAGAATTCAGAAATATCTTATGAAAAAAAGGGCCCACATTCATTCCGGGATGGGTTCATCGCATTTTTGCCGAGAAAAATCCAAAGATGTCATATTAAAGGGAGGGCCACATTCATTTCTGGGGCCTGAGGGGCTCGGTGCAAGCACACAAAGTTacaaacacattgtctttttcAAAGTTTATAGGCTATCTTTGtctatatatgaaagaaaatgtCACTAATCTACAGGACTTAATTCACAATTTATAACAAGGTTGAAACATTAATATAAGAaggtatatatattcattaaataagggtgcgtttgggagtgcgttttaaaaaaaataatctgcgattttaaaccaaatcgcaattttagggtgtttgggattgcgattttaaaaacgcaaattttaaaatcgcaaaaaaatctgcgatttccataagctgattagagggtgcttatttgaaaacgtgcgaatttaaaacaaaatcacgatttctattaaaaagatatttggcgcaatagttaccttttttagaacgggaatgaaaaaaataccaagaatacccacctaaaatatattaaaaccattattttctctttttatttttttcttcatcctctctgtcttgttcatccttattggtaatttggtcatgaaaccgcaattatatgctaatgttatccaaacactcaattgataaaaaaagtattttttagtatgttttaccaaacgtctgtgcgattttaaaaagtagtgattttaaaaacacaatttttaaaaacgcaattttaaaaatcgcacttattgaaatcgcactcccaaataGGCCCTAAATGTCACTTGAAGTTTTTATGTTTAGAGTGCAATAGCTAATTTAGTTAATACAATCTATAAATCTTGTGCAAGGTACATGGGGTTTAATTCTAGTGAAAAATACTTTAGAGGTTCTTAGAgtttaactttttttcaaatcactCGATAAGGTATATTCTGATATGAAATCGCCTTTTGTATACACTTGTTGTTAgggtttttaatgaaaattatggCACTTAGGCATAAGATCATGTTAGCCCAATAAAATATGTCCCATCTCAGTTTGaaatatgataaaataaaataaaaaggaaacacaaaagaaaaggaggggTAGTAATTGGCTTGTGGCTATTCCTATGTTTTTAGGGTTTGCATAGCTTGCGTACTCACCCCCACTGCTATGGGGATGGCTCACAGCGGAGCCAACCCTTAACAAAAGGTAGATGTGTGTTATTCCCTTCTTTGTTTTTATGTGTCAAGTTCATGCAGGGATAGAAtcagaaaattttatgggaggggtcaattaattttattttttttttcagttctttataatttttttattaaaaaaaaaatatattggttGTTTTTAATGGcccaaaaaattaagaatagggcccaaaaaatttaaaaatagggtcaaaaaaaaattttggtggaaggagggccaaatgactaaaattaaaaatttatttttttatattttttttaattgtacttacaaattttttttccttaattggGGGTGGGGTGCATGGCCTAATCGGGTCTCCCTCCCTCCGTCACTGAGTTCAAGGTATCACTTTTGTACCTGTagagtttaattttttgacatggtGTGGTCTTATGCATACGTgttacaacttttattaaaaatccTTATGATGGATATACGAAGGAGAAATTTGAtaacgtgtatatatatataaaaggaatgatttgatatattttaaatcCTAAAGAGTGATTTGCAATAAGTTGATATGTTAAGAAGTAAAAAGTTGTTTttacataataataaaagtaactCTTCGAATAACGAAAGTGCTATCCAAGTCCTCCAAGTCCTTTAGCTTACCCCTAACCAACAAAGTCTTTAGAGCACTACCATTGGAAGAGCCAAatgctccttttttttctttttttttttggtttaaaatattttatctatttCAAAAGTGATCAAAATCTTGAATAATacagtttacaaaaaaaaaaaaatcttgaataaTTCTGACGTCGGCCCTTTACCCAACTCCAGTCTATTAGGCCGTAAATAATTATCCAGCCTAATCTTGCAAGCAAGGCGTTGTTTGGAAAACCAGCCAATTTAAAGCCCAAATCCATTCTCCAGCCCAATTCTTAGCAGCACAGAAAACCATTCTAGAACTCCATGTCCCAAACATTCTCTTATGCACAGTGTTAATATGGGCGATTTGGCCCGGCCTGTTTGTATGTGTCATGGACTCATGGGTGAATTTTCGGCTCTTAATTTCGAGTGGATGGATATTGTATGtatcacaaaataatatatgtataaaaataaataaataaataatagtttCGTTTTATCTAAGAAAAGGAGTAGAAAATGAAATCTTATtgtctcattttcattttttctctctattctaACTCCCGCAttctaaaaaaagaaacttaaaaTGTAAAGCGAATATTATGGGCACTTAGTTAAAACAAATTGTCTTTCGTGTGCGTCTCGATTCATAGTTATTAAAATTCCTCATTTGCAAAGTGTATATATGGAATAAAAACATTATCCGCTCACTCTATGGTTGTGTTTGGTTTGTGAAATGGgtattttattagaaaaatgaataggtATTACTGGAAATAGAAAATGTTGAAATGAAATAAGTATTCAAATTCTTTAGTTTGATAGCaacacatattttataattagaatTGAACTAAAAAGCCtatttgatttctaatttttataaaactcaatttttcaaaaaaaaaaaaaaaagcgttgaatgaaaaaaaaaaataaataaatcaaatgaatttcaatttttctaaGGGCCATAGCATGCACTGGGGTGGCGTGGCCACCCCTAGAGGACCTCGGTGTGGCCCTCTGGCCACCCTCGATTCCCATCATGCGCCACCCCCAGTAAGAATCGAGGTGGCCGCGATCGGGGTGGCACATCTCACCAGAGCCTTTTGCGCGTATCTCTACTGCGAGGCCCTCCGAGGATGGTGCTGCtgggggtggcaaaatgggtacctgacacgacccgattacgacccgcgggtacccgttacacgattggCCTATATCCAGatacgacccgtttagctaaacgggtaatcgggtttgacacgattacgACACGAAAATAACCgagtaacccgacacgacctgttttacccgtttaaaataaccgggtctaaaCGGGTAGACACAACCCGACACGActcgattaccctaaactataaaataaaaaataaaaaataaaaaataaatttcaaaattgtaataataatactaatacatcaatatagtcaatgaaaaaaattgagttctaagagattaaaggctttaataaatgataagaaaaaaaaaaaaaattggaaagtgaccgtaattgacaaattgtacttcaaaataaattactaaactcataatttcacctaaacttaaaagttaaaagttaaaacaagtaagttcatttattaaaatagtctacttataatttagtcccacatgtaataaaagtgttaaaaaattaatttgaacaaagatacaaattctcagacattttttttagcatccaaCCCTGGGCCAATACTCAAAatttttgaattccatgagagccatagaagaccaagacccttatttaattgtgcaaatacatttatcaaaatatgtaatataatagaatagttataatttaagtgattttcattttagcaacAACAAGGTAAAGTACAGTAAAATTTTTCTAAAGATCACAAATTTGCGATCCGAAACAAACAATGGCATCAATGCTTAGGGAGTTCTTCATTAGTAGACATTAGAATGGGTTAGATTACTGGGAGGGTTACAGACGGGGTttgttcaaaaatcaaaatggtaAAGTTACTAAAGTAATtgaaaacagaaagaaaacGTGAGGTACAGAGGTACTGGCCGTCAGCGACTCTGTgaggcagaaaaaaaaaagcaacaaaaaaaaaaaaacccggtctggcgggtcgacccgccagacccgacGGGTcaacccgccagacacgaaattttcgggtcgtaatcgggtctagattagcccaaacccaatacctgttttttcgtgtcgggtttacgggtcgtgtcaaaattgcccgCCCTAGGTGCCGCCACCCTATAGCTTTTTGTGGGTGGTTGGCTAcccatctgttttttttttttgctttaaacatttaaaataaaaaatggtattttggaAAATCTTGTTATTGTCCTTAGGAATcgctattcctctcatttttgaGATGAATGACTATTCTAGTGTGT
It contains:
- the LOC132187631 gene encoding geraniol 8-hydroxylase-like, producing the protein MEYLAFVLLLPFVLASIHVLASGLRAWKSGSPRLPPGPKPFPIIGNILDLVGNQPHRAVSKLSKTYGPLMTLKLGSMTTIVISSPDLAKQVLQKYDHIFSGRTIPDAVRALNHHKFSMVWLHPTSSRWRNLRKVSAAQIFASQRLDSTQAIRRKKVQQLVDHVKEICNSGQVVDIGGATFTTSLNAISNTLFSKDLADYCSTASHEFLEIILGAMEEAGRPNVADYFPALRFVDPQGVRRRVKIYFRNCFRTLDGIINERLQLRASSSKGSHASSDVLDSLLDLTQEDNSELSRDDIRHLLLDLFIAGIDTTSSTVEWAMAELLRNPEKMAKARKELEEVLGKDEHIQESDISKLPYLQAIVKETFRLHPPAPFLAPHKAEIDKEVCGFTVPKNAQILVNVWAMGRDSSIWPNPDLFVPERFLEKDIDFKGRDFELIPFGAGRRICPGLPLANRMVHLMLASLVHYFNWNLADEMEAKDLNMSETFGITLHKAEPLRAIPIRFG